One genomic window of Mustela erminea isolate mMusErm1 chromosome 13, mMusErm1.Pri, whole genome shotgun sequence includes the following:
- the PRR14L gene encoding protein PRR14L isoform X1 has translation MLSSGVETQPVPLDSSMSAVVQELYSELPVSVSKELHADPEPSVIPDVKPGASSSLISQSRAVPLELQRTHAESCCEETSGTLDHGGEPGRCGLVDSTAGGSVASGILDREEKIKSMELKVFRDQGDQAEILRDPCEGAKEDPHQHSTAAEEKISLSQEDLLMQSSRERLCTGLPEDCLRSQEEETETQREGNVQITTGTLLKSTEVQGIKVNGTKTDYNEGHKNGNVSKGLSAGCSEYPEIDKIMASGEVSETSTLVSLEPLTFVDPGLTEATSKEKECEELKTCPSWLSLLPGSSAISKVDNGKEEVCKLNLVCEADDNHQQILSHHNEKHSSAHGSPKATRNVIVTEPLGENSGISYFSSSLSGPQSRTPSLETCGFKGDGLPKGYAEKTGNSCFDGDDQSKNVATREENEQFLNPRSERGELFLVNARQPEEDASSHCPGEKETVASPKETIHGNSCVQGSIQTDRSSSSMPGSFTEATEQMFKKNDLKITLDTQGSLKNHEDHRETSTDMSHLGKHSEESSFSSLMPIKEPEQTTTTEPRTITEKIYSKDSNSFRSQRNLEGDTQLSEASYNEFLIERKSLVSLMREDQISPVNEVSKPKKDIAQLPPSLEFDYKPKSEQAVQAAQDDSSHLDEQNFACEMNELPCTNELVVNKIESECVLNQVPLNSQDHAKLPARRKMPLATSEDSQQSHHPPLEDGADVIADTQIISMKTKMKDVSPSGDKTCGASSNNPTLNIKPGSLERKSKVTDSGIVDLHSRIPSSKKEAAGLPQEVSVMECHSVQSQDLSSCPRVSKNAQEESMCSSCAAFESSRIITKVENSLITKCEDAFQLSSHHSQGREDSTESSTHKVSFTSEGSELSGEEIKGDKMRNRMAAGMLNSEALDKAISPTSHTQPSEEWLEGKEQDVPKETVFCKYKISDCATPELNIPANIPRPEKLLDQSLTIMFSSFKNRSQTVETLDQKGDEVLNCQHNQNGPDECRNEDKPAKETQDGEEREPVIAPNRDVSHNQKDLLVGSASNNPLSSGSSKKGNLKGDSQHISGSEESADDMPDIIYTNCSRKSTEGMLDFRASSTLDSGAGQDRLRLQETLVSTLSQRGELNAAFIGMIGQDSDFPDATSSTGQPLEIKKSCEEKVSRSLKDCEMEVCPDSCAHDIESVTDHEPNTRTLDRVNVSLNYIHHEEQVKETSLREIEGMIKGSRLEINSEFDKDSTFGISSKELLSSGCPDENPAPVRSLESIEIMPSYLSSHKNSESNVNSEETDLENLFKPKDGEMLCENMGHHTVLLETKEGAPGDGSNSSEGVRIDIGVQNLPLTIETGTKLREEKTEEHRRGPVGHLTVSEESEEMISREAGHGDKIRETPSKSQKMLGDEEQQRQRALDYMLQNEEEYIHQKEVHAILEQCTSSNMLSDELQDKNQAKDCKGGSTVMKEITLAKLAQGSRAAQFQKLEDPKEESLCHPLKRAMESCTGPCLHGAPQKAQGPDFAGCDEIHGAFGNTSYQKRVLPLKKQPHRTCKKVSFQEQVNMGKKISKIRSSAFFKSSSETVPTKAHRFLSSCAVPAPAQLEPEREPTRSLTSHIPKQKATPCHSLRSLNVRKPTKESALLSKLSILASKLVPATKTQKLRYRRCSSELLPVAKSYKRLRYKRLLDGFSYNTMQLNPYLAAGGWDKRPNSKPLTLYSLEAIKMSFIDLSNKVPSLLFGSEIFPVSFHMKSGSECMTESPRTFPEHCAPARLALGEAQRCLSQPPKWTFSFFLSHSCPGMATFREDTGLHGQACAQAPSQSPGPLQDYGGTAIVQTRAGCSVLGLHTLLALCSPGCYRIWTKKRSFSSHMPTMQRLFMTQFTQGLKGLRSPASIADKVFCSLPYSVGRVLSIWSQHGPSACPFEISALHSTHSKQQPTLSTTSSHTMLPYVPLPGMEASYNTSGSQMRLEPPFPALVPKSCLVTDSAVSKLLLSASEFQVPEFDELDSVAASCPHPQSSPPEEKEAEPEKRPKKVSQIRIRKTIPKPDPNLTPMGLPRPKRLKKKEFSLEEIYTNKNYKSPPANRCLETIFEEPKERNGTLISISQQKRKRVLEFQDFTVPRKRRARGKVKVAGSFTRAQKAALQSRELDALLIQKLMELETFFAKEEEDQERPSGC, from the exons aggaggaaactgaaactcagagag AAGGAAATGTACAAATTACAACTGGAACTCTTCTAAAATCTACTGAAGTACAAGGTATAAAGGTCAATGGTACTAAGACGGATTATAATGAAGGACACAAGAATGGCAATGTGAGTAAAGGTCTCTCAGCTGGGTGCAGCGAATACCCAGAAATAGACAAAATCATGGCCAGTGGTGAGGTTTCAGAAACCAGCACATTAGTTTCCCTAGAGCCTTTAACCTTTGTGGACCCTGGATTAACAGAAGCaacttctaaagaaaaagaatgtgaagaaTTAAAAACTTGTCCTTCTTGGTTGTCATTGTTACCAGGGAGCAGTGCCATTTCCAAAGTGGACAATGGGAAGGAAGAGGTGTGTAAGTTAAACCTTGTCTGTGAAGCAGATGACAATCACCAACAGATTCTCAGCCACCATAATGAAAAACACAGTTCTGCCCATGGCAGTCCCAAAGCCACAAGAAATGTAATTGTTACAGAACCCTTAGGAGAAAACTCTGgcatttcctatttctcttcaaGTTTGTCTGGTCCACAATCCAGAACACCATCCTTAGAAACATGTGGTTTTAAAGGTGATGGCTTGCCAAAGGGATATGCTGAAAAGACAGGCAATTCCTGTTTTGATGGGGACGATCAAAGCAAGAACGTGGCTACTAGAGAGGAAAATGAACAGTTTTTGAACCCCAGGAGTGAAAGAGGGGAACTCTTTCTTGTTAACGCCAGGCAACCAGAAGAGGATGCTAGCAGTCATTGTCCTGGTGAAAAAGAGACTGTTGCCTCCCCCAAAGAGACTATCCATGGTAACTCTTGTGTTCAAGGCAGTATCCAGACAGACAGGTCTAGTTCTTCAATGCCTGGTTCTTTCACTGAAGCCACggaacaaatgtttaaaaaaaatgatctgaaaatCACTCTAGACACTCAAGGTAGCTTGAAAAACCATGAGGACCATAGAGAAACTTCTACTGATATGAGCCATTTAGGCAAACACTCTGAAGAGAGCAGCTTTTCCTCCTTAATGCCAATTAAGGAGCCAGAACAGACAACCACTACAGAGCCCAGAACGATAACTGAAAAGATTTACAGTAAAGACTCTAACTCATTCCGCTCCCAGAGAAATCTGGAAGGCGACACCCAGTTAAGTGAAGCATCATATAATGAATTTCTGATTGAAAGAAAATCCCTTGTGAGTTTAATGCGTGAGGACCAGATAAGTCCTGTGAATGAGGTGTCAAAACCCAAGAAAGATATTGCTCAGTTACCACCATCCCTAGAATTTGATTACAAACCCAAGTCAGAACAAGCTGTACAGGCCGCACAGGACGATAGTTCACATTTAGATGAACAGAACTTTGCCTGTGAGATGAATGAACTTCCTTGTACCAATGAACTGGTtgtaaacaaaatagaaagtgaaTGTGTTTTAAATCAAGTGCCCCTTAATTCTCAAGACCACGCTAAGTTGCCAGCTCGAAGAAAGATGCCTTTAGCAACAAGTGAGGATTCCCAACAGAGCCATCACCCTCCATTAGAGGATGGAGCAGATGTCATTGCTGATACCCAAATCATTTCcatgaagacaaaaatgaaagatgTCTCTCCATCAGGTGACAAAACCTGTGGTGCCTCATCAAACAACCCCACCTTAAACATCAAACCAGGAAGcctagaaagaaaaagcaaagtgacGGATTCTGGAATAGTCGATCTACATTCCAGAATTCCCTCAAGTAAGAAAGAAGCAGCAGGCTTGCCTCAAGAGGTCTCTGTTATGGAATGTCATAGTGTTCAATCTCAGGATCTCTCTAGCTGTCCTCGTGTAAGTAAAAATGCACAAGAAGAGAGTATGTGTTCTTCTTGTGCTGCTTTTGAGTCCAGCAGAATCATTACAAAGGTTGAAAACTCTTTGATAACCAAGTGTGAAGATGCATTTCAGCTCAGCAGTCACCACTCGCAAGGAAGAGAAGACTCCACAGAAAGTAGCACCCACAAAGTGAGTTTTACTTCGGAGGGAAGTGAACTTTCTGGGgaagaaattaaaggagataaGATGAGAAACAGAATGGCAGCAGGCATGTTAAATAGTGAAGCTTTAGACAAGGCCATTTCCCCCACTAGTCACACCCAGCCCAGTGAGGAATGGCtagaaggaaaggaacaggaTGTACCTAAAGAGACTGTGTTTTGCAAGTATAAAATCTCTGACTGTGCCACACCAGAACTAAACATACCTGCAAACATTCCAAGGCCTGAAAAATTGTTGGACCAGTCTCTTACTATTATGTTCTCCAGTTTCAAAAACAGGAGCCAAACAGTTGAAACTCTTGATCAGAAAGGAGATGAAGTCCTTAACTGCCAGCATAATCAAAATGGACCAGATGAATGCAGGAATGAAGATAAACCAGCTAAGGAGACACAAGATGGTGAAGAGAGAGAGCCTGTCATAGCACCTAACAGAGACGTAAGCCACAACCAAAAGGATCTGCTAGTTGGTTCAGCCAGTAACAACCCATTGTCCAGTGGTAGTTCAAAGAAAGGCAATTTGAAAGGAGACTCTCAACATATTTCTGGTAGTGAGGAGTCCGCAGATGACATGCCAGACATCATCTACACGAACTGCAGTAGAAAGTCTACAGAAGGCATGTTAGACTTCAGAGCATCTAGTACTCTTGACAGTGGTGCAGGGCAGGATAGACTGAGGTTACAGGAAACCTTGGTGAGTACTCTATCTCAGAGAGGAGAACTGAATGCTGCATTTATCGGAATGATTGGCCAGGACTCAGATTTCCCAGATGCTACGTCCTCTACAGGGCAGcctctggaaattaaaaaatcatgtgaAGAGAAAGTAAGCAGATCATTAAAAGATTGTGAAATGGAAGTGTGCCCAGACTCTTGTGCCCATGATATAGAGTCTGTTACAGATCATGAACCAAATACAAGAACACTGGATAGAGTAAATGTGTCCTTAAATTATATTCATCATGAAGAGCAAGTTAAAGAAACATCTCTTAGAGAAATAGAAGGAATGATTAAAGGATCAAGACTGGAAATAAATTCTGAGTTTGATAAGGACAGTACCTTTGGAATTTCCTCGAAAGAGTTGCTATCTTCTGGATGTCCAGATGAGAACCCTGCTCCCGTACGGAGCCTGGAATCCATTGAGATAATGCCTTCATATCTGTCTTCTCACAAAAATTCAGAAAGTAATGTTAATAGTGAGGAAACTGACctggaaaatctttttaaaccaaaAGATGGTGAAATGCTTTGTGAAAACATGGGGCATCACACTGTCCTGCTTGAGACGAAGGAAGGAGCACCAGGAGATGGGAGTAATTCTAGTGAAGGAGTCAGAATAGACATTGGTGTGCAAAATTTGCCTTTGACAATAGAAACAGGAACTAaattgagagaagaaaaaactgaagaaCATCGGAGGGGACCCGTGGGTCACTTAACTGTCAGCGAAGAGTCTGAGGAGATGATTTCCAGAGAAGCTGGTCATGGTGATAAAATAAGAGAGACCCCCTCTAAGTCCCAGAAGATGCTTGGTGATGAAGAGCAGCAAAGGCAGAGGGCTTTGGACTACATGTTGCAGAATGAAGAGGAATATATACATCAAAAAGAAGTACACGCGATATTGGAACAATGCACATCATCTAACATGTTATCAGATGAGTTGCAAGATAAGAACCAAGCTAAAGATTGCAAAGGTGGGTCCACTGTGATGAAGGAAATCACCCTAGCAAAGCTGGCCCAGGGCAGCAGAGCTGCACAGTTCCAGAAGTTGGAAGATCCAAAGGAGGAAAGCTTGTGTCATCCATTAAAAAGGGCCATGGAGTCGTGCACAGGTCCTTGCCTTCATGGTGCCCCTCAGAAAGCACAAGGCCCCGATTTTGCTGGGTGTGATGAAATACATGGTGCCTTTGGGAACACTTCATATCAGAAAAGAGTGCTTCCCTTAAAGAAGCAGCCCCATCGAACATGTAAGAAAGTTTCCTTTCAGGAGCAAGtcaacatggggaaaaaaataagtaaaatcagaagCTCTGCCTTTTTCAAGAGTTCCTCTGAAACCGTCCCCACAAAAGCACACAGATTTCTCAGTTCATGTGCCGTGCCTGCACCTGCACAGTTGGAACCTGAAAGAGAACCAACCAGGAGCTTAACGAGCCACATACCAAAGCAGAAGGCGACTCCATGCCATTCCTTGAGGAGCCTGAATGTTAGGAAGCCTACCAAAGAATCAGCCTTACTTAGCAAGCTGTCCATTCTTGCCTCCAAACTGGTCCCAGCCACAAAGACCCAGAAACTAAGATATCGGCGGTGTTCCTCTGAACTTCTTCCAGTGGCTAAAAGCTACAAGCGGCTCAGATACAAAAGGCTTCTGGATGGATTTTCATACAATACAATGCAGCTGAATCCCTATTTGGCAGCTGGCGGATGGGATAAGAGACCTAACAGTAAGCCCTTGACACTTTATTCACTCGAAGCCATCAAAATGAGCTTCATAGATTTGAGCAACAAGGTGCCATCACTGCTGTTTGGTTCGGAAATTTTCCCAGTATCTTTTCACATGAAATCGGGCTCTGAGTGCATGACCGAGTCCCCAAGGACTTTTCCTGAGCACTGTGCTCCAGCCAGGCTCGCCTTAGGAGAGGCCCAAAGGTGCCTGTCTCAACCTCCCAAGtggaccttttcttttttcttgtcccACAGTTGTCCTGGGATGGCCACATTCAGGGAAGACACTGGCCTCCATGGTCAGGCATGTGCCCAGGCTCCTTCACAGTCTCCAGGTCCTCTCCAAGACTATGGAGGCACTGCCATAGTCCAGACCAGAGCAGGCTGCTCTGTACTTGGCCTTCACACACTTCTAGCACTTTGTTCTCCTGGATGTTACAGAATCTGGACAAAAAAACGGAGCTTCTCTAGTCACATGCCTACCATGCAGAGGCTCTTCATGACCCAGTTTACACAGGGCTTAAAAGGGTTAAGATCTCCAGCCTCCATAGCAGACAAGGTCTTCTGTTCTCTTCCCTACTCGGTGGGCCGAGTGCTTTCCATTTGGAGCCAGCATGGgccttctgcctgccccttcgAAATCTCTGCTCTTCATTCCACTCACAGCAAGCAGCAGCCAACTCTAAGCACCACGAGCAG CCACACCATGTTACCATATGTGCCTCTTCCAGGCATGGAAGCTTCTTATAACACCAGTGGCAGTCAGATGAG ACTAGAGCCTCCATTCCCTGCCTTGGTACCAAAGTCTTGCCTGGTAACAGACTCAGCTGTCAGCAAGCTCCTGCTTTCAGCCTCCGAGTTCCAGGTTCCTGAGTTTGATGAGCTGGATAGTGTGGCAGCGTCATGCCCCCATCCACAGAGCAGCCCTCCAGAAGAGAAGGAG gctGAGCCAGAGAAGAGGCCAAAGAAAGTCTCACAGATTCGTATCCGGAAAACCATTCCTAAGCCAGACCCTAATCTTACCCCTATGGGCCTTCCTCGACCCAAAAG GTTGAAGAAAAAAGAGTTTAGTTTAGAAGAAATCTATACCAATAAGAATTATAAGTCTCCTCCTGCAAACAG GTGTTTGGAGACCATCTTTGAGGAACCTAAGGAACGAAATGGTACGCTAATCTCAATCAGCCAACAGAAGAGAAAACGAGTTCTAGAATTTCAGGATTTTACCGTCCCACGAAAGAGGAGAGCTCGTGGTAAGGTCAAGGTGGCAGGCAGCTTTACCAGGGCACAGAAGGCAGCTCTGCAGAGTCGGGAGCTCGATGCTCTGTTGATACAGAAACTAATGGAATTGGAGACATTTTTTGCCAAGGAAGAGGAGGATCAGGAGCGACCATCTGGTTGTTGA